The Fimbriimonadaceae bacterium nucleotide sequence TCCCGTCGCTCAACACGTTGGGCGGCGGAGGGTCATCGGGGATGTCGCTCTTGTGGTTCTTTTCGGTGGCGGCGTTCATCTCCTTGGAGACCTCCGCCGAGTAACCGGCGTTGGACGACTCCTCACCGCACCCAGCAACGAAGGCGGCGGCAAACGCCGCCGCCACGATCCATACGAACTTTCTCATCGAAGGTCGTAAAGGTACTTGTCGCCGTCATACGCGCGGCCACCGTAGTTCGAGCGCACGTCGCATCCGTCCACCAGCCGCCCCAGCGAGACCGGCTTGGCGTGGCTGTCCACGAAAGTCGCCATGAACTGGCGCGTGAACCAGGGCCAGGCGCCGCCGAACTCGCGCCAGCTATAGGGAGCGCGGCCGGTCTGGTTCACCACCCAACCGCCGTAGCTGTACCACTGGTTGACGTCGATCGGCACCAGCCAGTTGCCCGCCGAATCGCGCACGCAGGGCGCCTCGACGACCCAGTTCCCGCCGCCTTCCGGCACGCCGGAAGCCGAGTTGCGGTCCCAGATGGATTCCACGCCGAAGAGCGTGTCCGCCTGCGATTCGATCTGCGAGCTGTTCACGGGCTTAGAACCCGCAAGCCGGTTCACCGGATCGTAAAGCCAAGGAGAAAGGAACGAATAGTTCATCCCCACGTGGCTGCGAGAGGCCATCGCGTAGTAGTAGTTCGGGTGCCCCTTCGGATAGGGGGCGTTCGTGTACGGGTCGACCGCGAGCTTGTCCTCCTTCGAATAGGGGTCGACCGGCACGCGCCAGATCTCCCAGCTCTTCGTGTAGGGCATGACCAGTTGGACCCAGATCTGGTCGTTCGGATAGTTCGGGTAGCCGCAGCCCCAGCAAGCGCCCGACCCCGTGCGGGACCGCGCGTCCATGTTGCAGGGAGGCAGGCCGTCTTGGTTGTCGGCCATGTATTGGACGACAGCGATGTTCGCCTGCTTGAAGTGCTGTAGCCACAGCGATTTCTTTGCCGCGCTCTTTGCCTGGGCGAAGACGGGGAAAAGAATGGCCGCGAGGATCGCGATGATCGCGATCACGACAAGCAGTTCTATTAAAGTAAAGCCTTTTCGGCGCATGATGACTTCCTAGGTTGAATCTGACTGTTCAGCCTAAAGGCCTATTATGACGCGAGAAGTGAACCAAATGCCCACCCTTCCTATGGTTCACGTGTAATTACCTGGACTTGCGGGCACTTTTTGCAGTGGCGTTAAACTGCTGCCTATGCAGCCGGTAGGGTTCATCGGGCTCGGTGTGATGGGCGGCCCTATGGCGGGGCACCTCCTTTCCGCGGGTTGGCCCGTGACGGTCTGGGCGCGACGGCCTGAATCCGCCCGGCCCCTTGAAGCCCAAGGGGCAAGGGTCGCCCCTGACCCCGCCTCCCTAGCCCGCGAGGTGGAGACGGTCGTCCTCTGCGTCAATCGGTCGGAGGACGTCCATTCCCTGCTGGACTCCCTGCTCCCGGCCCTCCCACCCAGATTTCTCGTCGTCGACCACTCCACCATCGCCCCTGCCGCGGCGAGGGAGGCCCACGCCCGCTGCTCCCAATCGGGCGGCGCGTTCTTGGACGCGCCCGTGACCGGCGGCTCGATGGGCGCCCAAAAGGGCACACTCACCGTCATGTGCGGGGGCGAACCAGACGTTTTCAACCGGGCGAAGCCCGTCATGGAGCCCTACAGCGCGCGGATAGAACGAGTTGGCGGCCCGGGAGCGGGCCAGACCACCAAGGCCGCGAACCAGATCGCCGTCGCCGGGTCCCTCATCGGTCTTTGTGAGGCCCTCGCCTTTGCGCGCAAGTCCGGACTGGACCTGGAAACCACGCGCGCCCTGCTCGCCAGCGGCGCGGCCGGCTCCTGGGCCATGGACAACTACGGCCCTAAGGTCGTCGAGCGCGATTGGTCGCCCGGCTTCTCCATCAAGAACCAGCGCAAGGACTTCGAGTATGTGGTCAATACGGCGCAAGAGACCGAAGCGGCCGTCCCCGCGACCCAGCTTGTCGACGCGCTGCTCGCAAAGTTGGACGAAGCGGGACACGGCGAATGGGCGACAGCCGCCCTGTTCGAGGCCCTTCTGGGCATGGGGTTCGAAAAGTGACGACGCTCGCCCTGGCGCTCGCCCTCGCCCGGTTCGACCCGGCCGACCACCTTTTCCAAAAGGCGATCGCCGCCTATAAGGAGTTCGAGGTCGGGGCGGTGGTCATGAAGCGGCGAAGCAAGGGGTGGGGCGGGCCGGAGACGGTCGAGATGACTTATCGCTTTATCCGCGGAAAAGGGGCCGCGCTGCGGCTCTTCGGCAAGGAGTCGACCGAGTTCATCGCCACCCAGCCCGCGCTCTATGAGGTCGCGCACGCATCGCAGAAGTACTACGTCGAGGAGGCCAAAGGCCAGCGCGTGGTCGCCGGCCTCCGTTCAATGGCGAGTTGGATCGAGCCCGTGGCGACGATGTACGAAGACCCCGACGCGGTGGCCACCTGGTTCAAGGAGATCGGCCCGCCCGCCGACTGGCGACCGTCCAGAGCCGTGAAAGAACCGGGCTTCTGGCTCGAGAAGAAGACGCCCGAGGCCCTCCTTCGCATCGCCTTCGACCTCCAGACCGGCTACCTGACCGCGTTCGAATCCACCGGCTCCCTCTCCTCGCTCTCCTACACCTTCATTGTCGAACCGCGCCAGCCCGACGAAATCCGGCTCGGCCCGCCCATGACCTACGCCAAGTCGGCGTATCCCCGGTTCACGATCGTCCCGCCTGTCTACGGCTCGAAGGACGCGCAGCGCACCGCCGAAAAGCTCTTCAAGCTCTACGAACAACCCAAGAAGCTGGCCTACAAGTCCAAACGCTCCGGCGAGGTCGTCGACGTTTACGTGATGGAAGGCAAGGTCCGGATGGTCGACAGCCTCGCGGACTGGGCTTACGACGGCAAGCGGCTCACGATGTTGGACAAAAAGGCGGGCGTACTCGTCACCGGCGAGGCCAAGATGGCCGAAGCGGCAGAGGCCCCCTCAAAGGCCGGCACGCGGTTGGAGACGCTCTTGCAGACTCTGGCGCGCGGTGAGAACCCGATGCGCCTGATCTACGGCAACCACTCCCAGATCAACTACCTCGGTACGACCACGATCGACGGCGAGAAGGCCGCGATCCTCCGCGTATCCTATCCGCCCCAAAGGGAGGTGTCCGGAAGCCAGGACACCATGACTCTGATCATCGCCGAGCGGGACGGGTTCCTCTTCGGCGCATCCAGCGCGCAGGCTCAAAAACTGGGAGGGGCCGCCATGGCGACCCGGTATTCCCGGATCCCCATGCGGCCCGCAGACCTCGCCGTCGCGGCGCCCAAGGACGCCCGAAAGCAGCCCCTCGCTACTTATTTATCAACGAGCCCGCCGAGGCCTCGAACAGCTTTGTAGCCTCGACCACGGCGAAGTCAGGCTCGCCGTACCGGTTCGCGACGGTCGTCACGTCCGGCGCGATGCCAATGCCTTCGATGCGGAGCCCCTTGACCGTCACGTAGTCGGTCACCGGGTACTGCAGCACAAAGCCTTGGGCCAGCGGCCGCATGTAGGACGCCAAAACCGCGCCCGCCGACTTTGAGCCGACGACCTTCGCGCCCAGGTGGTCCCGCATGGCTGCGGCGAACATCTCGCTCGCCGAACCGGTGGCCCCGTTCACCAGCACCACGACCTGGCCCGAGAAGCGCGACTTCTGGGGGATCGCGCGGAGCTTGTCCGGCGCCCAAGCCGCGACCGGGCGTACGTCCTTGCCCGCGACTTTGCCCGTCGCCTTCTCATATTTCTCGACGAGGGACTTGTCCACGAACGTGCCGAGCGCCTGCTCAGGCTTCAGGAAGTAGCCGCACAGATCCAGCAGGTTCCGCACGGCGCCGCCCCCATTGTTGCGGAGGTCCACGATGAGGCGGTCAGAGCCCATCGCCTGCTCCATCAGCGCGTTGACGTTCTTCGAGCTGTAGCCAATGTCGAACGTCGGGACAGTCAGGAGGGACGTTTTCGCGTCAAGCTTCTGAAGCGTCTCCGGGATCACAGTCGAAAACTTGCGCCGCTCGACATCGAGCAAGAGCCGCTCACTCCCGCGCACGACGTCGACCTTCGCCCGGGTGCCTTCCTTGCCCGCGAGGTCCGCGGGGGTGCGAACGGCCTTGCCGTCGGCCCCGACGATCAAGTCGCCCGCCTGGATCCCCACCTCTTCGGCAGGGCTCTTCGGGAAGACCGACATCACGCGGATCCCTGTCGGCTCCAACTGGATGCGGACTCCGATGCCCACCATGTTCTGGTTCACCCGGGAACTCGCCATCACGGGAGAATAGAGGACGATGTGGCTGAAACCGTACTCGCCCAGCGCCTGGTTGACCTCGCGTGTGAAGTCCACTTGCGTCTTGGCGGCGTCAAGGTCGGACCTGTGCTTCTCGACCGTCTCGTCCCACTTGGAGAAGTCGACCCCCGGCACATAGGCCTGCTTCTTGATCATCTCGCCCATCGACTTCAGGACCTCGGCCTTCTGTTCGGCCGTGATCTCCGGGCTTTGATCCTGCTGGGCGACAGCGGGGACGTTGAATAGGGCGGCCGTCAAGGCCGCGGCAAAGGCAAGGCGGGGAATTTTCATCGTGGAGACCAAAAGGGGTTGTTCCACCCTTTTTACGGAAAACCTATCGCCGACAGTGCCCCGTTCCCCCAGACCGCCTGTAAGTGTCCGAAAGACCCGTAGAGTCGCTGGTCATTTGAAGCGGAAGAGCCGCAGCGCGACTTCGAAATAGATCACGAGCCCGGTCGCGTCCACGAACGTCGAGATGAAGGGGGCGCTCATCACAGCCGGGTCGATGTTCAGTCGCTTCGCGGCCAGCGGGAGCAGGGAACCCACCGTCGCCGCCCAGGTGACGACCAACGGAAGGGCGACTGCGACGATCGCGCTGATCTGGAGGCCGCTGTTCCAGCCAAAGTAAGCCCGAAGGAAGCCGGCGACCCCCAGGCTCCCCCCGATCATCAGGGCGACGGTCATCTCCCGGACGAAGACGAGCCAAGCGTCGCGCAACTCCACCTCTCCAACCGCCAGACCACGGGTGATCGTGGTCGTGACCTGGGAACCGCTGTTGCCCCCTGCGCCCAAGACCAAGGGGATGAAGGGGATCAGCAGCCCAATCCCCTGAGGGTCGCCCTCGACCAGGTTCGTATAGTGCCGCATCACCCCGCCCGTCAGGGTTTCCGCGACGAAGAGGATCAGCAACCAGGGAAAACGACGCTTGTAAAGCTGCCAGGGGCTGAGCGAGATGTACGATTCCACAGAACCCGTGACCGCGCCGAGGGCGAGGACGTCCTCGGATTCCGCCTCGCGCAGGACGGTCTGCGCATCGTCGCCTGTGAAGAGGCCCACCATCCGGCCCCGCTCGTCGATGACCGGCAGCGAGTAAAAGCCGTAGCGGGCCATGCGGCGGGCTGCCTCTTCGTCCCGCTCTGAGGCGTGGGCGACGATCGGCTCCGGGTTCATCACCTCGCGCGCCAAAGCGCCGGGTTCCGCCCGCAGGGCCCGGCGCAAGCTGAAGACGCCCTTCAAGAAGCGGTCCTCGTCGACGACGTAGACATCGTTGACCGTCTCGTACTTGTCCTCGCTGGCCAGGCGGAGGTCGTCCATGATCGACTGCATCGTCGCGTCCGGACTCGCCTCGAAGAACTTTTCCGTCATCGCCCGGCCGACGCTCCGCTCCGGGTAGTAGAGGAGGCGGCGGATCTCACGGGCGTCTTCCGGCGGGATCAGGTTCAGGAGGACGTCGAAGCGCTCGTCCCCCAGTTCCTCGTGAAGGTCGATGGCGTCGTCCATCGGGAGGACGTCCAGATAGACCGCAAGGACCTCGTCGGGAAGGTCGGCGGCCAAGCCCCGCGCCGTTTCGGTCGGCAGCTCGACCATCACATAGCCCGCCTTGAGCGAGTCCATCTGCTCCAAGAGCGCCCGTCCCTCGTCCCGGGAAAGCCGCTCCAGGGCCGCCGCCAAGTCCTCAGCCCTTTGACCCGCCAGTTCTTGGCGCAGCTCCGCGCCCCCCTCTTCCTGATGCAGAAGGGAGCGCAAGCGGTCGCTGAGGGCAACGGGATCGGCCAACCCGGCAATCTTAACGCCCCGGCCACTTCGGTCTCTCGGACCGGTATAAACATTTGGTGCTTGAGGCGTTCGTCGCGGGGCTCGACGAGTCCAATCTGGTCCCGGCCGGGTGCCGGGTCCTCGTTGGGTACAGCGGCGGGCCCGACTCCACCTGTCTCCTCCACCTCCTCGTCCGAGCCGGGCGCGACGTTGTGGCCGCCCATCTCCACCACGGGCAGCGGCACGAGGCCGACGAGGAGGCCGAACGGTGCTCCGCCTTCGCAGAGGGCCTTGGAGTGCCCTTCATGGCCGGCCGGGCAGACGTGCCGCTGATGGCGCGGTCGCTGGGACTCAGCTTGGAGGAGGCGGGGCGGAGGGCCCGCTACGCCTTCTTCGACCAGGCGATGGCATCAACCTCCTCCCAGCGGATCGCGACGGCCCACACCGCAGACGACCAGGTCGAGACGATCCTCCTGAACCTAACCCGGGGCACCGGCCTCACGGGGCTGCGCGGCATCCCCCTCCAAAGGGGCCCCATTGTCCGCCCCCTACTCCGCTTCTCCCGCGCCGAGACGGTGGCCTACTGCCAGGAATACGGCCTCTGGACCCACGACGATCCCGCCAACCACGACCTCGCCCACAGTCGGGCAAGGATGCGGCACCGCGTGGTGCCAGAACTGGAGCAGATCAACCCTTCACTCAGGACCGGCTTCGCCCGGCTCGCCAGCTTGGTCGAGCGCGAGGACGAGTTCCTGAACGCAATGGCCGCGGCCGCGGCGGAGCGGTGCGAACGGCACCTGAACGGAAGCCTCCGCTTCCTGACCCTGAACGACGAGGTCGCCTTCGACCTTGCCGCAGTGGCCCAGGAGCCGCCCGTGTTGCGGGCGCGGCTTCTGCGCCTGGTCGCCGACGCGCTCGGGCGTCCACCGGAGTTCGACTGGGTGGAGGCGGCGCTTGGGAGCCTCATGGCCCATCCGAAGGGTTCCTTGACCCTTTCCAACGGTGGGCCCCGATTGACCTGGAAGGACGGGCTGCTGCACTTCCAGCGCCTCGACGAGAACCCGCCGTTCTCCTTCCCGTTCCAAATCCCGGGCGAAGCCGAGAGCCTGCAAATGGGGTGGCGCTTCACCGCTTCCAAGAACGTTCGGAAAGAGCCTCCTGCAAGCCGGCTCGAGGAGGTCGCCGACGCCGAGAAACTCGTCCCCCCGCTGAGCCTGCGAAGCGTCCAGCCCGGAGACCGCATAAGCCCTTTAGGGCTCGGTGGAACAAAACTGGTCTCCGACGTCTATCAAGAAATGGGTTTGACCGAGTTCGCCAGAAGCCGGTTGCCGATCCTCTCAGACGCGGACGGAATCGTCTGGGTCCCCGGCGGAAGGCTAAGCGAGCGAGTCAGAATCACCGAGCATACGACTCAGGCGGTGCGTTTACACTTTGGTCCGTTGGACTGAGCACCCTGGGCGAGCCCGGAACGGGTGGTTTATGTCAGACGTAGGTAGATCAACGCACACTCCCGGGCAAGGGTTGTTGGAGTAGATTTGAACAAAGGAGCGCAAGTTCTCGTTTTCAGCGTCTTGGCGCTGTTGGTCGTGATCATCGGATTGAGCGTGATCAGCCCGCCGTCCGCCCTCGGGTTTGCCGCGAAACAGCCCCGCAGGCTCCAGATCTCCGAGTTCCTTACAGAGGTCGATGCGGGCAATGTCAAGTCCGCCAGCTGGCAGCAGCAGAACATCTCGGGCGAGCTCAAGGGCGACGAGCGCTATACGGTGCGGGCCTATCCGCCCGAGACCGACGCAGGCTCGAACCTTCTCGCGAAGATGGAGACCAGCAAGGTCGAGGTCAAGATCGAGGAGCCGCCGCCGGCCCAGACGATCCTGCCGTTCGTAGGCATGTTCCTTGTCCCGATCTTGTTCTTCGCCCTCATCTGGCTCTTCCTGAACCGCGCCGCCCAAGCCGGCGGTAACCAGGCCATGAACTTTGGCCGTAGCAAGGCGAAGCGGGCCGGAGAACAAAGCCCCAAGATCACGTTCGAGGACGTGGCCGGCATCGAAGAAGCCAAGGCCGAGCTCTACGAGATCGTCGACTTCCTTCGCAACACGAAGAAATACGTCGCCCTCGGCGCGAAGATCCCGAAGGGCGTGCTCCTCACCGGCCCCCCCGGCGTGGGCAAGACCCACCTTGCCCGGGCCATCGCCGGCGAGGCGGGCGTGCCGTTCTTCCACATCAGCGGCTCTGACTTCGTCGAGATGTTCGTGGGCGTCGGCGCGGCCCGGGTCCGCGACCTCTTCGAAACCGCCAAGGCCCACCGGCCGTGCCTGATCTTCAT carries:
- a CDS encoding prepilin-type N-terminal cleavage/methylation domain-containing protein yields the protein MRRKGFTLIELLVVIAIIAILAAILFPVFAQAKSAAKKSLWLQHFKQANIAVVQYMADNQDGLPPCNMDARSRTGSGACWGCGYPNYPNDQIWVQLVMPYTKSWEIWRVPVDPYSKEDKLAVDPYTNAPYPKGHPNYYYAMASRSHVGMNYSFLSPWLYDPVNRLAGSKPVNSSQIESQADTLFGVESIWDRNSASGVPEGGGNWVVEAPCVRDSAGNWLVPIDVNQWYSYGGWVVNQTGRAPYSWREFGGAWPWFTRQFMATFVDSHAKPVSLGRLVDGCDVRSNYGGRAYDGDKYLYDLR
- a CDS encoding NAD(P)-dependent oxidoreductase, whose product is MQPVGFIGLGVMGGPMAGHLLSAGWPVTVWARRPESARPLEAQGARVAPDPASLAREVETVVLCVNRSEDVHSLLDSLLPALPPRFLVVDHSTIAPAAAREAHARCSQSGGAFLDAPVTGGSMGAQKGTLTVMCGGEPDVFNRAKPVMEPYSARIERVGGPGAGQTTKAANQIAVAGSLIGLCEALAFARKSGLDLETTRALLASGAAGSWAMDNYGPKVVERDWSPGFSIKNQRKDFEYVVNTAQETEAAVPATQLVDALLAKLDEAGHGEWATAALFEALLGMGFEK
- a CDS encoding PDZ domain-containing protein; translated protein: MKIPRLAFAAALTAALFNVPAVAQQDQSPEITAEQKAEVLKSMGEMIKKQAYVPGVDFSKWDETVEKHRSDLDAAKTQVDFTREVNQALGEYGFSHIVLYSPVMASSRVNQNMVGIGVRIQLEPTGIRVMSVFPKSPAEEVGIQAGDLIVGADGKAVRTPADLAGKEGTRAKVDVVRGSERLLLDVERRKFSTVIPETLQKLDAKTSLLTVPTFDIGYSSKNVNALMEQAMGSDRLIVDLRNNGGGAVRNLLDLCGYFLKPEQALGTFVDKSLVEKYEKATGKVAGKDVRPVAAWAPDKLRAIPQKSRFSGQVVVLVNGATGSASEMFAAAMRDHLGAKVVGSKSAGAVLASYMRPLAQGFVLQYPVTDYVTVKGLRIEGIGIAPDVTTVANRYGEPDFAVVEATKLFEASAGSLINK
- the mgtE gene encoding magnesium transporter, yielding MADPVALSDRLRSLLHQEEGGAELRQELAGQRAEDLAAALERLSRDEGRALLEQMDSLKAGYVMVELPTETARGLAADLPDEVLAVYLDVLPMDDAIDLHEELGDERFDVLLNLIPPEDAREIRRLLYYPERSVGRAMTEKFFEASPDATMQSIMDDLRLASEDKYETVNDVYVVDEDRFLKGVFSLRRALRAEPGALAREVMNPEPIVAHASERDEEAARRMARYGFYSLPVIDERGRMVGLFTGDDAQTVLREAESEDVLALGAVTGSVESYISLSPWQLYKRRFPWLLILFVAETLTGGVMRHYTNLVEGDPQGIGLLIPFIPLVLGAGGNSGSQVTTTITRGLAVGEVELRDAWLVFVREMTVALMIGGSLGVAGFLRAYFGWNSGLQISAIVAVALPLVVTWAATVGSLLPLAAKRLNIDPAVMSAPFISTFVDATGLVIYFEVALRLFRFK
- the tilS gene encoding tRNA lysidine(34) synthetase TilS; amino-acid sequence: MLEAFVAGLDESNLVPAGCRVLVGYSGGPDSTCLLHLLVRAGRDVVAAHLHHGQRHEADEEAERCSAFAEGLGVPFMAGRADVPLMARSLGLSLEEAGRRARYAFFDQAMASTSSQRIATAHTADDQVETILLNLTRGTGLTGLRGIPLQRGPIVRPLLRFSRAETVAYCQEYGLWTHDDPANHDLAHSRARMRHRVVPELEQINPSLRTGFARLASLVEREDEFLNAMAAAAAERCERHLNGSLRFLTLNDEVAFDLAAVAQEPPVLRARLLRLVADALGRPPEFDWVEAALGSLMAHPKGSLTLSNGGPRLTWKDGLLHFQRLDENPPFSFPFQIPGEAESLQMGWRFTASKNVRKEPPASRLEEVADAEKLVPPLSLRSVQPGDRISPLGLGGTKLVSDVYQEMGLTEFARSRLPILSDADGIVWVPGGRLSERVRITEHTTQAVRLHFGPLD